Proteins from a genomic interval of Pseudomonas silesiensis:
- a CDS encoding LysE family translocator encodes MAGYWLFFIALAVVYLLPGPDMILLLQTGARQGKGAALATAVGLGIARGCHVALAALGLATLFKVAPWTFDVVRLVGAAYLLWIGIQCLRTTLLPNLNGAQASSGKSHWRAAIQRGLLTNLLNPKALLFCSVLLPQFINPEAGPVLAQFATLGVILVGVGLLFDSAYALAGAALGRWLQRSPSAQRLQQWLFGSLLIGFAVRLTFVQQA; translated from the coding sequence GTGGCAGGATACTGGCTGTTTTTCATAGCGTTGGCGGTGGTTTATCTGCTCCCTGGACCGGACATGATCCTGCTGTTGCAGACCGGCGCCCGTCAGGGCAAAGGCGCCGCGTTGGCGACGGCGGTAGGCTTGGGCATTGCCCGGGGTTGCCATGTGGCATTGGCGGCGCTGGGCCTGGCGACACTGTTCAAAGTTGCGCCCTGGACCTTCGACGTAGTCCGTCTGGTCGGGGCTGCATATTTACTGTGGATCGGCATTCAGTGTCTGCGAACCACACTGCTGCCGAATTTGAATGGTGCACAAGCCTCCTCCGGGAAATCCCATTGGCGCGCAGCAATCCAGCGCGGTTTGCTCACCAACCTGCTTAACCCCAAAGCGCTGCTGTTCTGCTCGGTTCTGTTGCCGCAATTCATCAATCCTGAGGCGGGCCCGGTACTCGCACAGTTTGCGACCTTGGGTGTGATACTGGTCGGCGTCGGCTTATTGTTCGACAGCGCCTACGCCCTGGCCGGCGCCGCGCTCGGCCGCTGGCTGCAACGCAGTCCATCGGCCCAGCGTTTACAGCAATGGCTGTTCGGTAGCCTGCTGATCGGTTTCGCGGTGCGATTGACGTTCGTGCAACAGGCCTGA
- a CDS encoding DUF3142 domain-containing protein, whose protein sequence is MVFLTRLIVLLAATGLLNGCERQDAPPLDQQLYVWQRQWTPAHEAALQDSRADFSTLRVLALQAFPQAGWSRARIDPALLKGDGRPVIAVVRLDGQLKSLDQHEVTAQIQRVLDDWQGKGLNLSGVEIDHDAGNARLPAYRAFLVHLRSVLPASLPLSITALPSWLDSPELPALLSTVDSSVLQVHAVSDPRSGLFDPSQARKWVKAWSRITSKPFYLALPAYGVALLPGDNGAPLVESEVSLERGGTRRELLADPRQLSQLGRQLRQDPPAHLAGLIWFRLPLANDRRAWSLTTLRAVARGDALDSRLTLELSAKEGLYDISLGNQGNLDTAWPERVTLAVQGCEGADALAGYALQQNPDLLTFTRLRDGRIAAGGQRAIGWARCANIDQGASNVHP, encoded by the coding sequence ATGGTTTTTTTGACTCGATTGATTGTGTTGCTGGCGGCGACTGGATTGCTCAACGGTTGCGAACGACAGGACGCTCCGCCACTGGATCAGCAACTCTACGTCTGGCAACGACAATGGACCCCGGCCCATGAAGCGGCCCTCCAGGACAGCCGCGCGGACTTTTCGACCCTGCGGGTGCTGGCCTTGCAAGCGTTCCCGCAGGCTGGCTGGAGCCGGGCGCGCATTGATCCGGCGCTGCTCAAAGGTGATGGTCGGCCGGTGATAGCGGTGGTTCGTCTTGATGGTCAGCTCAAGTCGCTGGATCAGCACGAAGTTACCGCGCAGATCCAGCGAGTGCTCGACGATTGGCAAGGGAAGGGGCTGAACCTCTCCGGCGTTGAAATCGACCACGATGCAGGCAATGCCCGATTACCGGCCTATCGGGCGTTTCTTGTGCATTTACGCTCGGTTCTGCCAGCGTCACTGCCATTGAGCATCACTGCCTTACCTTCCTGGCTCGACAGCCCCGAGTTGCCGGCGCTCTTATCCACAGTCGACAGCAGCGTGTTGCAGGTGCACGCGGTCAGCGATCCACGCAGTGGCTTGTTTGACCCGAGTCAGGCCAGGAAGTGGGTCAAGGCCTGGAGCCGCATCACATCGAAACCTTTTTATCTGGCGCTGCCGGCCTATGGCGTGGCGTTGTTGCCGGGGGACAACGGCGCCCCGCTGGTGGAAAGCGAAGTGAGCCTCGAGCGGGGCGGGACGCGGCGGGAATTGCTGGCCGATCCGCGGCAACTGAGCCAGCTCGGCAGGCAATTACGCCAAGATCCTCCGGCTCATCTGGCGGGCCTGATCTGGTTTCGTCTGCCGCTGGCCAACGACCGCAGGGCATGGAGCCTGACCACCTTGCGCGCCGTGGCGCGCGGCGATGCGCTCGACAGTCGCCTGACGCTGGAGCTCTCGGCAAAAGAGGGGCTTTACGACATCAGTCTCGGTAATCAGGGCAACCTCGACACCGCCTGGCCCGAACGCGTGACGCTGGCGGTGCAGGGGTGTGAAGGCGCCGATGCCCTGGCCGGCTACGCATTGCAACAGAACCCGGATCTGCTTACCTTCACGCGCCTGCGTGACGGTCGAATAGCGGCCGGCGGACAGCGTGCCATTGGTTGGGCGCGCTGCGCAAATATTGATCAAGGAGCTTCGAATGTTCACCCGTAA
- a CDS encoding pyridoxamine 5'-phosphate oxidase family protein, with the protein MDRSPWHAGEKQLQAHVGVAERMEAFGRRVIRTGMPDQHRTFYQQLPFMLYGAVDADGKPWASIIEGEPGFAHSPEAGTLQFGSLPSADDPAQLSNGAAIGLLGIELHTRRRNRINGRIHSMTAGGFGVSVEQSFGNCPQYIQLRQFRSVPLADPATRIAQQLDGLDDAARSMIAGADTFFVASYVDVDGQRSVDVSHRGGQSGFVQVEGNRLTIPDFAGNLFFNTLGNLLLNPRAGLLFIDFNSGDLLQLSGRTEIILEGPQVEAFQGAERLWTFEVESVVRRPAALALRWRFDGVSPTSLLTGTWEQARARLQAQALGDQWRPLQVVRIEAESHNIRSIYLQPADDAGFPIFRAGQHLPLRFNIAGEVHIRTYSLSSAPSDDFFRISVKREGLVSSYLHEQVRVGDLLEARAPQGHFTVAPHERRPLVLLAAGVGITPLLSMLREVVYQGLRTRHIRPTWFFQSSRTLADQPFRAELDHLLDGDGAGDAVRILRLLSQPEPEAREGEDFDLSGRIDTALLKTILEVEDYDQLDFVLCGPGSFTQGLYDSLRELDIRDARIHAETFGPSTLRRKPDPDAVVIDQPPAATTSVPVVFQRSAKEARWHPEGGSLLELAESRGLRPEFSCRGGSCGTCRTRLISGQVNYPHPPAEVPDKGEVLICCAIPAQGSQPLVLDI; encoded by the coding sequence ATGGACCGTTCGCCTTGGCATGCCGGCGAGAAACAGTTGCAGGCTCACGTGGGTGTTGCCGAGCGAATGGAGGCGTTCGGTCGTAGGGTGATTCGCACCGGGATGCCGGACCAGCACCGCACGTTTTATCAGCAATTACCGTTCATGCTGTATGGCGCGGTGGATGCCGATGGTAAACCGTGGGCCAGCATTATTGAGGGCGAGCCGGGTTTCGCTCACTCGCCCGAGGCCGGTACGCTGCAATTTGGCAGCCTGCCAAGCGCCGACGATCCTGCACAATTGAGTAATGGCGCGGCGATCGGCCTGCTGGGCATCGAATTGCACACCCGACGGCGCAACCGCATCAACGGTCGCATTCACTCAATGACCGCCGGCGGCTTCGGTGTGAGCGTGGAACAGTCCTTCGGCAATTGCCCGCAATACATTCAATTGCGGCAGTTTCGCTCGGTGCCACTGGCAGATCCTGCGACCCGCATCGCCCAGCAGCTCGACGGGCTGGATGACGCGGCCCGATCCATGATCGCCGGTGCCGATACCTTTTTCGTCGCCAGTTACGTGGATGTCGATGGCCAGCGCTCGGTGGATGTTTCGCACCGTGGCGGTCAGTCCGGCTTCGTCCAGGTGGAGGGTAATCGCCTGACCATTCCGGATTTTGCCGGCAATCTGTTCTTCAACACCTTGGGCAACCTGCTGCTTAACCCTCGCGCCGGCTTGCTGTTTATCGATTTCAATTCTGGCGATCTGCTGCAGCTCAGCGGGCGCACCGAAATCATCCTTGAAGGCCCGCAAGTCGAAGCCTTTCAAGGGGCCGAGCGGCTCTGGACATTCGAGGTGGAAAGCGTCGTCCGGCGCCCGGCAGCATTGGCTTTGCGTTGGCGTTTCGATGGCGTTTCACCCACCAGTCTGCTGACCGGTACCTGGGAGCAGGCCAGGGCTCGTCTGCAAGCCCAGGCTCTGGGCGATCAATGGCGACCGCTGCAAGTGGTGCGGATCGAAGCGGAAAGCCACAACATCCGCTCGATCTATCTGCAGCCCGCCGATGACGCCGGATTCCCGATATTTCGGGCCGGACAGCATTTGCCGCTGCGATTCAATATTGCCGGCGAGGTGCATATCCGCACCTACAGTCTGTCGAGTGCGCCCTCTGATGATTTTTTCCGCATCAGTGTAAAGCGCGAAGGCCTGGTTTCTTCGTATTTGCATGAACAGGTCCGCGTGGGTGATCTGCTGGAGGCTCGCGCGCCACAAGGGCATTTCACCGTGGCGCCCCATGAGCGCCGGCCGCTGGTGTTGCTGGCGGCGGGGGTGGGCATTACGCCGCTGCTGTCGATGCTGCGGGAGGTGGTTTATCAAGGCCTGCGCACCCGCCACATCCGGCCGACCTGGTTTTTCCAGAGTTCTCGAACCTTGGCCGATCAACCGTTCCGGGCGGAGCTGGATCACTTGCTCGACGGTGACGGTGCAGGTGACGCAGTGAGGATTTTGCGCCTGCTCAGTCAGCCGGAACCCGAGGCACGTGAGGGCGAGGACTTTGATCTGAGCGGACGAATCGACACCGCGTTGCTCAAGACTATCCTCGAAGTGGAAGACTACGATCAGCTGGATTTCGTTCTCTGCGGTCCGGGCAGTTTTACCCAAGGGCTGTACGACAGCCTGCGGGAACTGGACATCCGTGATGCCAGGATTCACGCCGAAACCTTTGGCCCCTCGACTTTGCGTCGCAAGCCGGATCCTGACGCGGTGGTCATCGATCAGCCACCAGCCGCCACCACGTCGGTGCCGGTGGTGTTCCAGCGCTCGGCCAAAGAGGCCCGCTGGCATCCCGAAGGCGGCAGTTTGCTGGAGTTGGCGGAAAGCCGTGGGCTGCGCCCGGAATTCAGTTGCCGCGGCGGCTCCTGCGGAACCTGCAGGACTCGTTTGATCAGCGGTCAGGTCAATTATCCACACCCACCGGCAGAGGTGCCGGATAAGGGGGAGGTACTGATTTGTTGCGCAATTCCCGCCCAAGGTTCGCAACCTTTGGTGTTAGATATCTGA
- a CDS encoding glutathione S-transferase family protein has product MQAIKLYNFPRSGHAHRVELMLSLLQLPTELIFVDLAKGAHKQPEFLALNAFGQVPVIDDQGVVLADSNAILVYLAQKYGNGRWLPADPVGAARVQRWLSFAAGPLAFGPARARLITVFGASYNADEVIAYSHTWLKVLDQELANSTYLAGSEPTIADVAAYSYIAHAPEGNVSLEDYGNVRAWLARIEALPGFVGMPRTVAGLQKTA; this is encoded by the coding sequence ATGCAAGCGATCAAACTCTACAACTTTCCCCGTTCCGGCCATGCCCACCGTGTGGAGTTGATGCTGTCCCTGCTGCAACTGCCGACCGAGCTGATTTTTGTCGATCTGGCCAAGGGTGCACACAAGCAGCCGGAGTTCCTGGCGCTCAATGCTTTCGGTCAGGTTCCGGTCATTGATGATCAGGGCGTGGTACTGGCGGACTCCAACGCGATTCTGGTTTATCTGGCGCAAAAATACGGTAACGGTCGCTGGCTGCCAGCCGACCCAGTCGGTGCCGCCAGGGTTCAGCGCTGGTTGTCGTTCGCCGCCGGGCCTCTCGCTTTCGGTCCTGCCAGGGCCAGGCTGATTACAGTGTTCGGTGCATCTTACAACGCTGATGAGGTGATCGCTTACTCGCACACCTGGCTCAAGGTCCTCGATCAGGAACTGGCCAATTCGACTTATCTGGCCGGCAGCGAGCCGACCATTGCCGACGTCGCGGCGTATAGCTACATCGCCCATGCACCTGAAGGCAACGTGTCCCTCGAGGACTACGGCAACGTGCGGGCCTGGCTGGCGCGCATCGAAGCCCTGCCTGGATTTGTCGGCATGCCGCGCACCGTCGCCGGGCTGCAAAAAACCGCCTGA
- a CDS encoding LysR family transcriptional regulator, whose translation MDRFQEMQVFAAVAQDQGFSVAARRLGMSAASVTRAVAALEKRIGTLLLTRTTRSVHLSEAGQRYLEDCRRILAEVQEAEDSAAGSHTQPRGQLTITAPVLFGELFVTPLMVDYLTRFPEVSINGVLVDRVVSMVEEGIDVAVRIGELPDSNQHAIRVGEVRRVICGSPAFLMAQGRPRHPQDLAQAPVIATSAIGQLRNWPFLDAGEPLSVRPEPRLVVTANQAAITAACLGLGFTRVLSYQVASKVAAGELDIVLADFELPPLPIHVVYQGGRNAPARIRSFVDFAVNALREHPALQH comes from the coding sequence ATGGATCGATTCCAGGAAATGCAGGTCTTCGCCGCCGTCGCCCAAGACCAGGGCTTCTCGGTGGCGGCGCGGCGTTTGGGCATGTCGGCCGCCAGCGTCACCCGGGCGGTGGCGGCGCTGGAGAAACGCATTGGCACGCTGTTGCTCACCCGCACGACGCGTAGCGTGCATTTGAGCGAGGCCGGCCAGCGTTATCTCGAAGACTGCCGCAGGATTCTCGCCGAGGTGCAGGAAGCCGAGGATTCAGCAGCGGGCAGTCACACTCAACCCCGTGGGCAATTGACGATTACCGCGCCGGTGTTGTTCGGTGAATTGTTCGTCACGCCCTTGATGGTGGATTACCTGACCCGGTTTCCCGAGGTCAGCATCAACGGCGTGCTGGTCGACCGCGTGGTGAGCATGGTCGAGGAGGGTATTGATGTCGCCGTGCGCATCGGTGAGTTGCCCGACAGTAACCAGCACGCGATTCGCGTGGGTGAAGTGCGGCGGGTGATTTGCGGATCGCCAGCGTTCCTGATGGCCCAGGGTCGACCTCGACATCCTCAGGATCTGGCTCAGGCGCCGGTAATAGCAACGTCCGCTATCGGGCAGCTTAGAAACTGGCCTTTTCTTGACGCAGGCGAACCCCTGAGTGTTCGTCCGGAACCGCGGCTGGTGGTGACGGCGAATCAGGCGGCCATTACCGCGGCGTGTCTGGGCCTGGGTTTCACCCGGGTCCTTTCTTATCAGGTGGCGAGCAAAGTCGCGGCGGGGGAACTGGACATCGTGTTGGCCGATTTCGAATTGCCGCCATTACCGATCCATGTGGTGTACCAGGGTGGACGCAACGCCCCGGCGCGGATTCGCAGTTTCGTGGATTTTGCAGTAAACGCCCTGAGGGAGCATCCAGCCTTGCAGCACTGA
- the glmS gene encoding glutamine--fructose-6-phosphate transaminase (isomerizing), translated as MCGIVGAVAERNITAILLEGLKRLEYRGYDSAGVAIFTNNQTLERTRRPGKVSELEQALENEPLAGRLGIAHTRWATHGAPCERNAHPHFAGDLAVVHNGIIENHEALREQLKDLGYVFTSDTDTEVIAHLLEHKLKDLGDLTVALKATVKELHGAYGLAVISAQQPDRLVAARSGSPLVIGLGMGENFLASDQLALRQVTDRFMYLEEGDIAEIRRESVQIWDVNGQVVERESVQYRDGAEAADKGEFRHYMLKEIHEQPAVVQRTLEGRLSQNQVLVQAFGPQAAELFAKVRNVQIVACGTSYHAGMVARYWLEELAGIPCQVEVASEFRYRKVVVQADTLFVTISQSGETADTLAALRNAKELGYLASLAICNVGISSLVRESDLTLLTQAGREIGVASTKAFTTQLVGLLLLTLSLGQVRGTLANGVEATLVEELRRLPSRLGEALAMDSTVEKIAELFAEKNHTLFLGRGAQFPVAMEGALKLKEISYIHAEAYPAGELKHGPLALVDNDMPVVTVAPNNELLEKLKSNLQEVRARGGELIVFADEQAGMTNGEGTHVVQMPHIHDILSPILYTIPLQLLSYYVAVLKGTDVDQPRNLAKSVTVE; from the coding sequence ATGTGTGGAATTGTCGGCGCAGTCGCAGAACGTAACATTACTGCCATCTTGCTCGAAGGCCTCAAACGCCTGGAATACCGCGGTTATGACAGCGCAGGTGTAGCGATCTTCACTAACAACCAAACGCTTGAGCGCACGCGTCGTCCGGGTAAGGTCAGTGAGTTGGAACAGGCCCTGGAAAACGAACCTCTGGCCGGTCGGCTGGGCATCGCCCACACCCGCTGGGCGACTCACGGCGCGCCTTGCGAACGCAATGCCCACCCGCATTTCGCCGGTGATCTGGCCGTTGTGCACAACGGCATCATCGAGAACCACGAAGCCCTGCGCGAACAACTCAAGGACTTGGGTTACGTCTTTACCTCGGACACCGACACCGAAGTCATCGCCCACCTGCTGGAGCACAAACTCAAGGATCTGGGCGATCTGACCGTGGCCCTGAAGGCGACTGTCAAAGAACTGCACGGCGCTTATGGCCTGGCGGTGATCAGTGCTCAACAACCGGATCGACTGGTCGCAGCCCGCAGTGGCAGCCCGTTGGTGATCGGTCTGGGCATGGGGGAAAACTTCCTGGCCTCCGACCAATTGGCGCTGCGTCAGGTCACTGATCGTTTCATGTACCTTGAAGAAGGTGATATCGCAGAAATCCGCCGCGAAAGCGTGCAGATCTGGGACGTTAACGGTCAAGTCGTCGAGCGTGAATCCGTGCAATATCGTGACGGCGCCGAAGCCGCCGACAAGGGCGAATTCCGCCATTACATGCTCAAGGAAATCCATGAGCAACCGGCCGTGGTGCAGCGCACCCTGGAAGGTCGCCTGAGTCAGAACCAGGTGTTGGTCCAGGCGTTTGGCCCGCAAGCTGCCGAACTGTTTGCCAAAGTGCGTAACGTGCAGATCGTCGCGTGCGGTACCAGCTACCACGCCGGCATGGTCGCCCGTTACTGGCTCGAAGAGTTGGCGGGTATCCCTTGCCAGGTCGAAGTCGCCAGCGAATTCCGCTATCGCAAGGTAGTGGTGCAGGCCGACACCCTGTTCGTGACCATTTCCCAGTCCGGTGAAACCGCCGACACCCTGGCCGCTTTGCGTAACGCCAAAGAGCTGGGTTATCTGGCGAGCCTGGCGATCTGCAACGTCGGTATCAGCTCGCTGGTACGTGAGTCCGATCTGACACTGTTGACCCAGGCCGGTCGCGAAATCGGCGTGGCCTCGACCAAAGCCTTCACCACTCAGTTGGTAGGCCTGCTGTTGCTGACGCTGTCCCTGGGCCAGGTTCGCGGCACTCTGGCCAACGGCGTTGAAGCCACCCTGGTCGAAGAACTGCGTCGCCTGCCGAGCCGCCTGGGTGAAGCCCTGGCGATGGACAGCACCGTGGAAAAAATCGCCGAACTGTTTGCCGAGAAGAACCACACGCTGTTCCTCGGTCGTGGCGCGCAATTCCCGGTCGCGATGGAAGGTGCCCTCAAGCTCAAGGAAATCTCCTACATCCACGCCGAAGCCTATCCTGCTGGCGAACTGAAACACGGCCCGCTGGCGCTGGTGGATAACGACATGCCGGTGGTGACCGTTGCGCCAAACAACGAACTGCTGGAGAAGCTCAAGTCCAACCTCCAGGAAGTTCGCGCCCGTGGCGGCGAGCTGATCGTCTTCGCGGACGAGCAGGCAGGCATGACCAACGGCGAAGGCACTCACGTGGTGCAGATGCCGCACATCCACGACATCCTGTCGCCGATCCTCTACACCATTCCGCTGCAGTTGCTCTCGTACTACGTGGCGGTGTTGAAAGGTACGGACGTCGACCAGCCGCGTAACCTGGCGAAGTCGGTGACGGTGGAATAA
- a CDS encoding DeoR/GlpR family DNA-binding transcription regulator, with product MSKRNTPQRRHNILALLNEQGEVSVDELAKRFETSEVTIRKDLAALESNGLLLRRYGGAVTMPQELVADLGQPISSYKQAIARAAVMRIREHARIIIDSGSTTAAMIPELGQQPGLVVMTNSLHVANALSELEHEPVLLMTGGTWDPHSESFQGQVAEQVLRSYDFDQLFIGADGIDLVRGTTTFNELLGLSRVMAEVSREVVVMVEADKIGRKIHNLELPWSSVHTLITDDRLPLEARDQIQARGINLICAPVSQEK from the coding sequence ATGTCGAAACGCAATACACCTCAACGCCGTCACAACATCCTCGCCTTGCTCAACGAGCAGGGCGAAGTCAGTGTGGATGAGCTGGCCAAGCGCTTCGAAACCTCGGAAGTTACGATTCGCAAGGATCTGGCAGCGCTTGAAAGCAATGGCTTGCTTCTGCGCCGTTACGGCGGTGCTGTCACCATGCCTCAGGAACTGGTGGCCGATCTCGGTCAACCCATCTCCAGCTATAAGCAGGCAATCGCTCGCGCAGCCGTTATGCGGATACGCGAGCATGCGCGAATCATCATCGACAGCGGCAGCACGACGGCGGCGATGATCCCGGAACTCGGCCAACAACCGGGCCTGGTGGTGATGACTAATTCGCTGCATGTCGCCAATGCCCTGAGCGAACTCGAACACGAGCCGGTGCTGTTAATGACCGGTGGTACCTGGGACCCGCACTCCGAATCCTTTCAGGGGCAGGTTGCCGAGCAGGTACTACGCTCTTACGATTTCGACCAGTTGTTCATCGGAGCCGATGGCATTGACCTGGTACGCGGCACGACTACCTTCAATGAATTGCTGGGACTGAGCCGGGTCATGGCCGAGGTCTCCCGCGAAGTGGTGGTGATGGTGGAGGCCGACAAGATAGGCCGCAAGATTCACAACCTGGAGCTGCCGTGGAGCAGCGTTCATACCCTTATTACCGATGATCGCCTGCCGCTTGAGGCAAGGGATCAGATTCAGGCCCGCGGCATCAATTTGATATGCGCGCCTGTCAGTCAGGAGAAATAG
- the glmU gene encoding bifunctional UDP-N-acetylglucosamine diphosphorylase/glucosamine-1-phosphate N-acetyltransferase GlmU, with translation MSLEIVILAAGQGTRMRSALPKVLHPIAGNSMLGHVIHSARQLDPQRIHVVIGHGAEAVRERLAADDLNFVLQDQQLGTGHAVAQAVPFIKSDTVLILYGDVPLIEVETLQRLLTKVAPQQLGLLTVELDDPTGYGRIVRDTAGKVTAIVEQKDANEAERAITEGNTGILALPFAKLGEWMSRLSNNNAQGEYYLTDVIAMAVSDGLVVATEQPHDAMEVQGANDRKQLSELERHYQLRAGRRLMAQGVTLRDPARFDVRGEVTVGRDVLIDINVILEGKVVIEDDVVIGPNCVIKDSTLRKGVVIKANSHIEGAVLGEGSDAGPFARIRPGTVLEARAHVGNFVELKNAHLGEGAKAGHLTYLGDAEVGARTNIGAGTITCNYDGANKWKTVLGEDVFIGSNTSLVAPVDISAGATTAAGSTITQDVDNAQLAVGRARQKNIDGWKRPEKLKKS, from the coding sequence ATGTCCCTAGAAATCGTTATCCTCGCTGCCGGTCAAGGCACTCGCATGCGTTCGGCATTACCAAAAGTCCTGCATCCAATTGCCGGCAACTCGATGCTCGGACATGTTATCCACAGCGCCCGGCAACTTGATCCCCAGCGCATTCACGTCGTGATCGGCCATGGCGCTGAAGCAGTGCGTGAACGCCTGGCCGCCGATGATTTGAATTTTGTCCTTCAGGACCAACAGCTCGGCACCGGCCATGCCGTGGCCCAAGCCGTACCGTTCATCAAATCCGACACTGTACTGATTCTCTACGGTGACGTCCCGCTCATCGAGGTCGAAACACTCCAGCGCCTGCTCACGAAAGTCGCGCCTCAACAGCTTGGCTTGCTCACCGTTGAACTGGACGATCCTACCGGCTACGGCCGTATCGTGCGCGACACCGCTGGCAAGGTGACGGCCATCGTCGAGCAAAAAGACGCCAACGAAGCCGAACGAGCGATCACCGAAGGCAACACCGGCATCCTGGCCCTGCCTTTCGCAAAACTGGGGGAGTGGATGAGCCGTCTCTCCAACAACAATGCCCAGGGCGAGTATTACCTGACCGACGTGATCGCCATGGCGGTCAGCGATGGTCTCGTGGTGGCGACCGAACAGCCTCACGATGCAATGGAAGTGCAGGGTGCCAACGATCGCAAGCAACTCTCCGAGCTGGAGCGTCATTATCAATTGCGCGCGGGTCGCCGTTTGATGGCCCAGGGTGTGACGCTGCGAGACCCGGCACGTTTTGATGTGCGCGGTGAAGTGACCGTCGGTCGGGACGTGCTGATTGATATCAACGTGATCCTTGAAGGCAAGGTCGTCATCGAAGACGACGTCGTGATCGGTCCGAACTGCGTGATCAAGGACAGTACCCTGCGCAAAGGCGTGGTGATCAAGGCCAATAGCCATATCGAAGGCGCGGTACTCGGAGAAGGCAGCGATGCCGGTCCGTTCGCCCGTATCCGTCCTGGTACGGTACTGGAGGCCCGGGCACATGTGGGTAACTTTGTTGAGTTGAAAAATGCGCATTTGGGTGAAGGCGCCAAGGCAGGTCATTTGACTTACCTGGGTGATGCCGAGGTCGGGGCGCGCACCAATATCGGCGCGGGCACCATTACCTGCAATTATGACGGCGCCAATAAGTGGAAGACCGTGCTGGGTGAGGATGTGTTCATCGGCTCCAATACCTCGTTGGTAGCGCCTGTGGATATCTCTGCGGGTGCAACCACGGCTGCCGGTTCGACCATTACGCAGGATGTGGATAACGCGCAACTGGCTGTGGGTAGAGCGCGCCAGAAAAATATCGACGGCTGGAAGCGGCCGGAGAAGCTCAAGAAGAGCTGA
- a CDS encoding F0F1 ATP synthase subunit epsilon → MAMTVHCDIVSAEGEIFSGLVEMVVAHGALGDLGIALGHAPLITNLKPGPIRLIKQGGEEEVYYISGGFLEVQPNMVKVLADTVQRAADLDEASAQEAVKAAEKALHERGAEFDYGSAAARLAEAAAQLRTVQQIRKKFGH, encoded by the coding sequence ATGGCTATGACAGTCCATTGCGATATCGTCAGCGCGGAAGGGGAAATCTTCTCCGGCCTGGTCGAGATGGTGGTTGCGCACGGTGCACTGGGTGATCTTGGTATCGCCCTGGGTCACGCGCCGCTGATCACTAATCTCAAGCCGGGCCCGATCCGCCTGATCAAGCAGGGCGGGGAAGAGGAGGTGTATTACATCTCTGGTGGTTTCCTCGAGGTTCAGCCGAACATGGTCAAGGTTCTTGCCGACACCGTGCAACGTGCTGCCGACCTGGACGAAGCCTCCGCTCAGGAAGCCGTTAAGGCTGCCGAGAAGGCCTTGCATGAGCGGGGCGCGGAATTCGATTACGGTTCTGCTGCCGCACGTCTGGCCGAGGCTGCAGCTCAGCTGCGCACCGTCCAGCAGATCCGCAAGAAGTTCGGCCACTAA